One part of the Streptomyces lydicus genome encodes these proteins:
- a CDS encoding DegT/DnrJ/EryC1/StrS family aminotransferase yields MITDFPAAPLPLPDPAELDAELAALGGGAMIPKASRRTLFPVITKEDVFNLMLAQRQAPEKVVADFAEAYRSYVGAAYALPTASGTSSLHMALVGAGVQPGDEVIVPAFTFIATAQAVVAAHAIPVFVDIDPATYCMDPKAAAAAITDRTRALMPVHVHGLPADVPALRALADRHGIALVEDASHAHSAKVGDQVAGSLGDAAGQSLMADKNFPLGGEGGIAFFAAEESYDRARAYLEQHGIDYGMSWVAGAFGASQLKRLPYYDEIRARNAALLGEALRETGLFTPPHVPAGHVHAYNMYRTTLHPEAVGLGDIPVFAVKEAVHELLVAEGVPAREWQNTPIPCHLPFQHRDGFGNGYPFTLNPGAVRDYRPEDFPVTLGMLDSTLVLCRELRSPVEYERILRYADAFRKVARRPDAIRKLVESRDYQRPYDKAARLG; encoded by the coding sequence ATGATCACTGACTTCCCGGCGGCCCCGCTGCCGCTGCCCGACCCCGCCGAACTCGACGCCGAACTCGCCGCCCTCGGCGGCGGGGCGATGATTCCCAAGGCGTCGCGTCGCACGCTCTTCCCGGTCATCACCAAGGAAGACGTCTTCAACCTGATGCTCGCGCAGCGGCAGGCGCCCGAGAAGGTTGTCGCCGACTTCGCGGAGGCGTACCGCTCCTACGTCGGTGCGGCGTACGCGCTGCCCACCGCCAGCGGCACCTCCAGCCTGCACATGGCCCTGGTGGGCGCCGGTGTGCAGCCCGGCGACGAGGTCATCGTGCCGGCGTTCACCTTCATCGCGACCGCGCAGGCCGTCGTCGCCGCGCACGCGATCCCCGTGTTCGTCGACATCGATCCCGCCACCTACTGCATGGACCCCAAGGCCGCGGCCGCCGCGATCACCGACCGCACCCGCGCGCTCATGCCGGTGCACGTGCACGGCCTGCCCGCCGATGTGCCCGCCCTGCGCGCCCTCGCCGACCGGCACGGCATCGCCCTCGTCGAGGACGCCTCGCACGCCCATTCCGCGAAGGTCGGCGACCAGGTGGCCGGCTCCCTCGGGGACGCCGCCGGACAGAGCCTGATGGCCGACAAGAACTTCCCGCTCGGCGGCGAGGGCGGCATCGCCTTCTTCGCCGCGGAGGAGAGCTACGACCGGGCCCGGGCCTACCTGGAGCAGCACGGCATCGACTACGGCATGTCGTGGGTCGCGGGGGCCTTCGGCGCCAGCCAGCTCAAGCGGCTCCCGTACTACGACGAGATCCGGGCGCGCAACGCCGCGCTGCTCGGCGAGGCCCTGCGCGAGACCGGGCTGTTCACCCCGCCGCACGTACCCGCCGGACACGTCCACGCGTACAACATGTACCGCACCACCCTGCACCCGGAGGCCGTGGGCCTGGGCGACATACCGGTGTTCGCGGTCAAGGAGGCCGTGCACGAACTCCTGGTCGCCGAGGGCGTCCCGGCCCGCGAGTGGCAGAACACCCCCATCCCGTGCCACCTGCCCTTCCAGCACCGGGACGGCTTCGGGAACGGCTACCCGTTCACCCTCAACCCCGGCGCCGTGCGCGACTACCGGCCCGAGGACTTCCCGGTCACCCTCGGCATGCTCGACAGCACCCTCGTCCTCTGCCGTGAGCTGCGCTCCCCGGTCGAGTACGAGCGGATCCTGCGCTACGCCGACGCCTTCCGGAAGGTCGCCCGCCGCCCGGACGCCATTCGCAAGCTCGTCGAGTCCCGCGACTACCAGCGTCCCTACGACAAGGCGGCCCGCCTTGGCTGA